In one Lolium rigidum isolate FL_2022 chromosome 3, APGP_CSIRO_Lrig_0.1, whole genome shotgun sequence genomic region, the following are encoded:
- the LOC124694879 gene encoding uncharacterized protein LOC124694879 — MVEKFSWGCYFYGHHATFGVWILMKLSLKTAEGQGQLSSLHMHANSSTDFYGETDNFEKQIVKHMIVPFSVLELHLTTKEHVYGAFVVHLLGINRIRSVMQRLKVNLQKPAENEEGCLPHCSCDSPNWKSQTISLTSLEEVEITGFDGEDHEFDLLKLILRCAPILKRIILKLSQEAWESNDRCAKIYDILRVYSSVECSIYLSSGLIHGSQNCTST; from the exons ATGGTGGAGAAGTTCTCGTGGGGCTGCTATTTCTATGGGCACCATGCTACGTTTGGTGTTTGGATACTCATGAAGCTGAGTCTAAAGACAGCAGAGGGACAAGGGCAGCTCTCTTCGCTGCACATGCATGCC AACTCGTCTACTGATTTTTACGGTGAAACGGACAACTTTGAGAAGCAGATAGTGAAGCATATGATTGTTCCCTTCTCTGTTCTGGAGCTACACCTCACAACAAAGGAGCACGTTTACGGAGCATTTGTGGTTCATCTCCTTGGGATAAATCGAATTCGTTCTGTTATGCAGAGACTTAAGGTCAACCTCCAGAAACCAGCG GAAAACGAAGAAGGATGCCTACCACACTGTAGCTGTGATTCTCCGAACTGGAAATCCCAAACTATCTCTTTGACTTCTCTTGAAGAAGTAGAAATCACAGGCTTTGATGGAGAGGATCATGAGTTTGATTTGTTGAAATTGATACTCAGATGTGCACCAATTCTGAAAAGAATAATTTTGAAGCTGTCACAGGAGGCCTGGGAAAGTAATGACAGATGCGCCAAAATATACGATATCTTAAGGGTGTATTCTTCCGTGGAATGCTCTATTTATCTTAGCTCTG